From one Lolium rigidum isolate FL_2022 chromosome 4, APGP_CSIRO_Lrig_0.1, whole genome shotgun sequence genomic stretch:
- the LOC124648873 gene encoding berberine bridge enzyme-like Cyn d 4: MAMLKGSAIAFLVSCVSCYLISVPSLASSDEFLQCLREKIPSELVYAQSSSNFTDVLVSSIKNPKFFTNATVKPVCIVTPSDASHVQAAVLCGRKLNVRPRVRSGGHDYEGLSYRSACPYEVFGVVDLAKLRAVSVNQSESTAWVGSGATIGELYYTIGKNNSQVAFPAGECPTIGVGGHFSGGGVGMIMRKHGLSIDKVVDAKLVNANGELLDRAGMGEDLFWAIRGGGGGSFGVVLSWKVQLVQVPPTVTVFSIGKTLEQGAIDILTKWQDVGPSLPSDLNLKVKVQGQEALFMALYLGTCSSLVSTMAEQFPELNMTSTDCRTMTWLESAALSFTDMSSTGTVEDALLSRAPSMSIFTKGKSDYVRTAISRDAWKSIFSWFAMNGSGLIMLEPHGGFMDTVPVAATPYPHRCGVLYIIQYIVFWQGDGGAPATTWLAKFYDFMRHHVSKKPRQAYVNFRDLDIGQNPAVVDGNISTFESGKAWGERYFMGNYHRLASVKAAVDPTDYFRNEQSVPPLLHGSN; the protein is encoded by the coding sequence GGCTCAGCAATCGCCTTCCTTGTGAGCTGCGTCTCATGCTACCTGATCTCGGTCCCTTCCCTAGCTTCCTCTGATGAGTTCCTGCAATGCCTACGGGAGAAGATACCTAGCGAGCTCGTCTACGCGCAGAGCTCCAGCAACTTCACCGACGTGCTGGTCTCCTCCATCAAGAACCCCAAGTTCTTCACCAACGCCACCGTGAAGCCGGTCTGCATCGTCACGCCGAGCGACGCCTCCCACGTCCAGGCCGCTGTGCTGTGCGGCCGCAAGCTGAACGTGCGTCCCCGCGTGCGCAGCGGCGGTCACGACTACGAGGGCCTGTCCTACCGGTCGGCATGTCCCTACGAGGTGTTCGGTGTGGTCGACCTCGCCAAGCTCCGGGCCGTGAGCGTCAACCAGTCCGAGTCCACGGCTTGGGTCGGCTCCGGCGCGACCATCGGGGAGCTGTACTACACCATCGGGAAGAACAACTCGCAGGTCGCGTTCCCGGCGGGGGAGTGCCCGACCATCGGCGTGGGCGGCCACTTCAGCGGCGGAGGCGTCGGCATGATCATGCGCAAGCATGGCCTCTCCATCGACAAGGTCGTCGACGCCAAGCTGGTCAACGCCAACGGGGAACTCCTGGACAGGGCCGGCATGGGGGAGGATCTCTTCTGGGCCatccgaggaggcggcggcgggagcttCGGCGTCGTGCTCTCGTGGAAGGTGCAGCTCGTGCAGGTCCCGCCGACGGTGACGGTCTTCAGCATCGGGAAGACGCTTGAGCAGGGCGCCATAGACATCCTCACCAAATGGCAAGACGTCGGGCCATCGCTCCCCTCCGACCTCAACTTAAAGGTGAAAGTGCAGGGGCAGGAAGCACTGTTCATGGCCCTGTACCTCGGCACGTGCAGCTCCCTCGTGTCGACGATGGCCGAGCAGTTCCCAGAGCTTAACATGACGAGCACTGACTGCCGGACGATGACCTGGCTCGAGTCTGCGGCCCTGTCATTCACGGACATGAGCAGCACCGGCACGGTTGAGGACGCGCTCCTGAGCAGGGCCCCCAGCATGAGCATCTTCACCAAGGGCAAGTCCGACTACGTCCGGACCGCCATCTCCAGGGACGCGTGGAAGAGCATCTTCTCCTGGTTCGCGATGAACGGCTCCGGGCTCATCATGCTGGAGCCCCACGGCGGGTTCATGGACACCGTCCCGGTCGCGGCGACGCCGTACCCGCACCGGTGCGGCGTTCTGTACATCATCCAGTACATCGTGTTCTGGCAGGGCGACGGCGGTGCGCCGGCCACGACGTGGCTTGCCAAGTTCTACGACTTCATGCGGCACCACGTGAGCAAGAAGCCGAGGCAGGCGTACGTCAACTTCCGGGACCTCGACATCGGCCAGAACCCGGCGGTGGTGGACGGCAACATAAGCACGTTCGAGAGCGGCAAGGCCTGGGGCGAGCGGTACTTCATGGGCAACTACCATAGGCTTGCGTCCGTGAAGGCGGCCGTGGATCCGACAGACTACTTCAGAAACGAGCAGAGCGTCCCGCCGCTGCTCCATGGAAGTAACTGA